The genomic window atacatatacatacatatatatatatatatacatacatatacatacatatatatatacatacatacatatatacacatatatatatacatacatacatatatacatacatatatgcattgttccctgtagctgtgtctacagtgtatgaatgcaacatgattgtaagtcgctttggataaaagcgtcagctaaatgacatgtaatgtaatgtaatacatacatacatatatatatacatatatatatacatacatatatatatacatatatatatacatacatacatatatatacacatatatatatacatacatatatatacacatacatacatacatatacatacatacatatatatatatacatacatatatatatatatacacatatatatatatatatatatacatatatatatcgcCGAATATAGCATACCGAGATGATGTCGACGGGGCAGTGCTGATTTGCGGTCAACACGAGGAAGAATACACACCAGGATGCATGCCACGTGTTGTTTCACAATAGACAAGTAAAGTGTTTCGCCATCCGTAACAGTGTTCTGGTTAAGCGCTACACAAACCTCACTACGAAACCTTCGCCAGTTGTTCACACTCATGCACTCTTCCCATGTAGTGGTCTGATATCCCCCGACATCTCCGGTATATTCCTCCAGGCTAGAGCTAATTGTAACCCACCAATTATCGTACACAGCACTGTAAACATGGCCATTTATACCAGTGTGCTCTAGCTCTAAGACGGGGGCCGTCTCTCGAGTGAGACCCGTCCTCGACCGCTTCTGCGGCCGGCCAAAATCCCCGGTTACAAGTTCAGAACTAGCTCTGAATATTTGCGACATACCTAGAACGGGTGATACGCTTCTGATCGTAGCCTCCGGGTCACGTGATGCTTGCATCtcggcaagaaaaaaaaagacggagGCGGGATGTGTTCAGTAAATTAAAAAACTGATAAACAGGATACTCGCAAACCTACAGCATAAGAAGTAGTTACAGCCAAGCAATCACGTAAGCAAGTAAGCAGGCAAGCAAGCATACACGCAGAGGAACAGGCTCAAGAGTACACAGATCTAGAAGAAGGTTCAGATGCAGCAGCAATGGTAgcaggaggggaaaagaaataACTCATACTGTACCTGGCCTATATATCTACTGTTAAGAACACACCCACTACAGTAATAAAAAAGGGCCGATCCATACCTACACTTCCGGGAGGGGAGGCGCCGAACCGACCCCACCGTAACACGGCTGAGACGGCTTGAGCCGCAAAACATCCGGTGTCTCCGATGACGCGCCGATGATGCGCCGACACACCCACTTTccgagaaaaacaaaatggctgccCGGACTTttttatattgctttttttaTGACTCCCATAAATCATAAATGTGATTTATGACTCCAATAAAACATCCGCGTGCGCGTACGCTCACGAGCAACCCCACCTAATTATTACTACTCCCAGGGCCTCCCTGTGCCTCCCCAGTGAGAAGTGGCAGGAGACGGATCGCCCACTCCGACGCCGGCCAGCCGCACGCCCCCGCCATCACCTCGAAAGTCTCCAGGAAGGCCTGAACATCATCCGCCGCTGACATTTTGGGTAGCGCCATCCCCCTCAAGGCGGAGGGGTCCGGCACCGGCGAGCTGCTCGAGGGCTTGAGCCTGCCTCTGTGCCTGGATCTGGAGCGCCTCCATGAACTGCCGATTCGCCTTGGCTTGGTCCCGCTGCATCTGGGCGATGCCtcccagcatctgccccagcgcgATCATCGGCTGGTCCGGCAGCGCTGGGTGTTCCTCGCCTCCTGGcatgtgcatttttctttttttaaaagggggaacccacgttgggctccactgtaacaAGCGCGTGTTAtccccctagcacagagacactagagacaggACCTAGTTAGTTGTTTCTAGTGTTGTTACGAGATGTGCCGATGCTTAGAAGCGTGTGTCGAGTAATGGAGGGGGCGTTTCCTCGAAGCGCGTATCGAGGCTTGCTTCATGTAGGGGAGGAGCCAAAAATGATGACGTCCGAAGCCTCGCTACCCGGCTGTACCACGTGACTGCTTCGGCAAGCGGTTCAGATTTTGCCGGGAGGTTTGACAGCAATATAAACCCCTCAGTCTccattcaaaatgtgtgttgttggttgagagtttggagagagagatagtttggagagtttggagagagatagtttggagagttaggagagtGAGGTGAGAAGGATAGGTGATAAGATGGAGCCAGctaggaagaggaggatttcCCCTGTGTGGGAACACTTTGATTTGATAACTCCTAATAAGGTAAGCTACATCTAACTCTATTTCAGACTCATTAGGTTTGCTTATCAAGAACGGTATTTTGCacagtttcttattttatttaaaggtgcGGTGTTTATTGTGCTCCAGGGAGTTGGGGTACAATAACAACACCTCATCCATGCTAAGGCATTACCGTGCCTTGCATGAGAATAAGGAGGAAACTGGAGCTTCACCCAGCCATGGTAAGtcattacaataatacaaatgcacCATCACAATTTGTCCCtgttcacttttgtttattgtgcaaataaagacaGGTAACAGACACTGTATGTATTCTCTTTTAACCAGCCACCAGAAAACAAGAGCTGAATGAAGCCCTCGTCTCCATGATAGTGAAGGACACACAGCCTTTCACTGTTGTGGATGATGTTGGATTCAGGGCATTTGTGTCCAAACTGGATCCTAATTATGTTATCCCTACAAGGCAGGTGTGTATGGGTGGGTGCATGCATGAAACAAGAGTACTTTATTGTGTCTCACAGTTCAGcactatattttttttcttttaggctcTGAAGGCCATGGTGGAGGCCAAGTATGAGTTGGCTAAGGAGAAGGCTAAGGCTAAAATGGAAACGGTGGTTGCTGTTAGCCTTACGTCTGACATGTGGACATCCATCAATATGGATGCCTACCTGGCAGTAACATGCCATTTCGTGGGTGAGAATACCAAGCTCAGTTCAGTGCTGTTAGGAGTGCAGGCATTCCCCCAATCACACACTACTGAAAATATAGCTCGTGTGAAAGCCTCCTTGATGGAGGAATGGGGAATCACTAATAAGGTGACATGCATGGTCACTGATGGTGCTCCCAATATGGTTGCCTGTGTGAGAGAGCTGAAGCTTCGGCACCATATTTGCATTGCGCACACACTCAATCTGATCGTGAAGAAGGCACTTGACCAGCAGCCTGTGCTCTCTGGCATCCGGGCCAAAGCACGGAAGCTGGTTGGCTTCTTTAGAAGCAGCACCACTGCTAAGGTATGCTCTTTCCTTTTATTCCAATTTCTAATAACACTAATAGTTTGTCTGTGTTCCTACTGCAGTCATTTAATGGCCTACTCATTTGTATCTTTAATGGAGAAGCTTACACAAGTGCAACTTCATCTGGGGATGGCTAACATGAAGCTTATGCAAGAAGTGGAGACCAGATGGAACAGCACGGATTTGATGCTCCAACGTTTGATGGAGCAAAGGGAGCCAGTAGGAGCAGCGTTAGCTGGTTTACAACATGACGTCCCCTTCTTAACAGCAGAAGAATTCAACATTGTTGGGGCGTGCCTGTCTTTGCTGTCTCCCTTCTTTGATGCCACTGTAGAGCTGTCGGCAGAGGAAAATGTGTCTGCCTCCAAAGTTGTTCCCCTCGTGAAGATGCTGGAGCACACCCTTCCGGAGGAAATGACAAAGCCAGCACCTGCAGCCGCATTAGAAATGGGAAACCAGCTCATCAGGCAACTCCGGGAGAAGCTGTACACTTTGCAGTCAATGAGCATAATGTCTCTTGCTACCCTCCTGGATCCCCGATTTAAGGTAATAGGATTTTTTagccaaacaaaagcaaacgaAGCAATCAAACGACTGACCTCCGAGTGTGCCGCCATAATACGGTCAACACAAAGCAGAGAGGAAATCCCCCAGGCTTCCACCTCTCATGATGTCACAGGAGGTAatctattattttacattttgagattAATTATTCCGATGAAAACACTTCGTAACATGATCTGTGGTTTCTTCTTAGGTAGCAAACTGGCATTGTTTGGACACCAGCGTCATGGAGGCACAGAAAACTCAAAATGTAACAGCAGATGCCACTGGAGGTCCAGCGCTACCTATCTGAGCCAAATACAAGCAGGCTGGAAAACCCTCTGGTGTACTGGGAGAGGCAAACATTTCTTTATCGACATTTATATAGACTAGCTCTTGCGTTTTTGTGCACGCCAGCGTCTTCTGTACCCTGTGAAAGGGTGTTTTCAAAGGCCGGAGAGGTTGTGTCCAAAAAAAGGAATCgtttaaaaccaaaaactgtTGAGAAACTgttatttctgaataaaaattaataaaatgtccCCTGTCCTGTACATCACTGTCCAAGTTCCACAATCATATTCAGTCCTCTTTTCCTAGTTCCACAAGCACTTTCACTGTCCAGCCTGCTTAAGCCCATGCCATTTCCCTAAAGTgacataataacattattacacCACCTGCCTTACCATACGACACTACCATTTTGggaaaatgttcacacacaggatacattcaaaacatattttattatgcacatatgtgatcatttatttacagaaattatttgggcatacatttttgtaattcagTCATTCCCAACAGCCATAACgcccactcccctctgcagctgagcctaaccacacccagccaccacacATGTCTTGCCTGGAGTAGTTTTTATTATATGAGCAAGCATTCATGCATTTGTGCGTACAATTAACAACGTATGCAGAGATATGCTTTACTTTGGATGTTGCATGCAATAAAGCAACTTTATGTATCAAACATGAGTCCTACAGAATGCTAAAATGCTTACTAAAACAAAtctaacaaacaaataaagatacatatatatgtattttattttaatgtatgcattttattttcatttgatgtATTAACCTGGCCAACTCACAGGTAACTGTTTTAATGTGAACAATTAATTCAGTTAACACTAAGAGCTTGCATTGTACTTTAATTGAAAAATATGGTATCTGTATGGAGTCTGCACATTTTCTCTTGGATTGTAAACTCTGCCAATAGCTCACAGTGCTTTAGCTAAGCTCCTTACACCTCTCCTTAATTCTTACAGTGCTAGAAAAgataaattacacattttcgATGGATACTAGGAATTCAAAGGGGACTTCTGGCCCAGATCCAGGCATTCTTCTCtcatcttttttcttccattctttttctctctctcatggctCAAACCAGCTGGGAGTGTTCACACATGTGAGGGTTTAAGAGCTGGGGAAAGAAATACAGATTGAATACACACCTTAGCCCCAGTGCTCAATATAACCACCCCCCTCGTCTTTCAAAGGCAGGGGCAGAACTGCACCAACCCCCACAAATATCCCTGGCTAAGATGTTTCCAGCCTTCGGGCTGCACCTCCACTTTCTCGCTCTTAGGTACGACATTAGAGATCATCTGATTCCATCTCTGGAAAACAGAATTCTCCAGATCAAAAGGATACTTGCACATCAGGTATAATTTGGGCAGCGTGAAATAGGATTAAAGTGTATCTAATCAACAAAGCTTGGTGCTCTACTCtagtaatattattaatttaaataaatgtcagctgggataggctccagcgcccccgcgaccctaatgaggataagcggtattgaaaatggatggatggatggatggatggtccTGGACTAACCCATGCAAGCTTATGATCTGTTCACATTTTGATCGTCATTGATGAATGCATTCGGATTCCTCACCGTGTAAAGACCGGATACCTCAGTAACACACAGGCTTTCTTTCCCAACACGCCTCCCTATGCACTAACCAATTTGAGAACCTTTCCCATTTCTATTATTCAAAAATTAAAAGAGTGAATTAATGACCCTCGTTTCCTGATGGACCACTAAATCAGAATAATCTATCTTCATAGGTCGGGCACACTTAGCACAACTCTGCTGGAACATTTCACTGGAAAATGTACTGTAATTATTAAACATTAATGTGCTGCCTTTAcggcattttctatttcatttttgtttaattaatggggTTTATTTCAAGACAGTTATTGGCAACATGATTTTCCTGTTCATGGCATATTATGACGTCAAGGATGGACATATAAGAAAGGTTGAGGTGAAGACAACTGAGCAAGGCACTATGAAGACCTTTCTTAGACCAATTGCGGAGATTGTTCTACTTCTACCCAAAGACTGATCAAGAATGGAATGTTTCTCTATGCTGCAAGTTGTAGTGACCTCACAAAGGTCATGCGGGGAGTGTGCTGCCTTAAcggcattttctatttcatttttgtttaattaatggggTTTATTTCAAGACAGTTATTGGCAACATGATTTTCCTGTTCATGGCATATTATGACGTCACTTCCGGTTCCGGTACTTCCGGTTAAATGGTGTCTGGTTTCACTAGCTCGGGTTAACATTTGACAGTGGACCGCATGCTCCAGAATCTGCTCGCATCCACGGGGGAGCATCGTAGAGGCAATTTCGTGagtgctgtaaatgtataaagatgcaatgtatatttatattttctactgtgaaatgttatatttacgtatgtacactgaatgtttgtattgtctttgtttgcagttttcACCAGCATGATTGAAGAAAAAGAGTTACAGTAAATGGGTGAAACTTATTACGACTCCGTCTTCATTGACTGTGGTTTAACTCGGTGTTTAGTCCAGAGTTCCAACACCCTGCACGAGAACACttcagtgaaaagaaaagcattggaTGTTTCAACGGGATCAAGATGGCCGCCAACGACAAATCGTCTGTATCCAGCACTAGGAGCAGCAAGACTGCGTCATTATCACCCAGTGTGGCTCGCGTTCGGGCTAAAGCAGAAGCTGCTAAGATTAGAGCATCATATGCTACCCAAGAAGCTAAACTGAAGATGGAAAAGGCTTCTAGGGAAGCAGATAGAGTCACAAGAGATGCTCAAATTCAGTTGGAAGCAGTAAGAATAGACACAGAGTTGGAGGTGCTGACGTTACATCGAGAAGCTGATGTGGCCATGGTGGAGGCTCAAGTGCTGGAAGACGCCGAGGGAATTCCAGTTGAAAATGGCAGATCTGAATCACAAAGGAGAAAAATTGAACGTACCAGTGAATATGTTCAATCACAAATCAATCTTCGTTCTTCCGCTCCACTCTTGTCAGTCTTACCTGTTCCATTCCAGGAAGAATCAAGTGCTAGCTATGTAACATGGTATCCACCTACAAAAGATACTGTACCACCTACCAACTACAAGCTAAATTCCGAAGGAGCTGAGAGCGGGCATTTAGCTACACCAAACCTACCTGTCCGTGCACAGTCATATGTTCCACAGCAGATTCCTCCCTCTAGCACACCACCTCTGGCAGAGCCTTTGGCACAGTATTTAGCACGACGAGACCTTGTCAATTCAGGACTGTACCAATTTGATGATAAGCCTGAGAATTACCGCGCATGGTGCTCTTCATTCGACAATGCCGTTGGCGAAGTTCACCTCACAGCATCCCAAGAATTGGACCTCATGACTAAATGGCTGGGGAAGGGATCTAGTGAACGGGTGAAACGCATACGCTCAGTGTACGTAAGCAACTCCAAACTGGCTTTACACAAGGCATGGGAGAGGCTGCGTGAGTGCTATGCCGCTCCTGAAATAATCGAGAGGTCTCTGTTCCAGCGGTTGGACGCGGTCCCCAGGATTTCAGCGAGGGATCACACCAAATTACGTGAACTTGGAGATTTGCTCATGGAAATCCAAGGCGCTAAAGAAGAAGGTTACCTCACTGGCCTGTCGTATCTGGACACATCACGTGGAGTTGGACCAATCGTGGACAAACTCCCATTTGCACTTCAGGACAAGTGGATGTCTACTGGGTCATGCTACAAGGAAGAGAACCAAGGGCGGTTCCCTCCCTTTGAGTATTTTTGCAACTTTGTGTGCCGGGAGGTGAAGAGGCGCAACGACCCTAGTTTCATGCAGCAAGGTAGCATCATAACGCCAACAAAACTAGATACATTCATTGTCAAGAATTTTAACACCAACAAACCCATCTCGGTAAACAAAATGGACGTTTCTCCGACCAATGATGACCCTAACAAGAACTGCCCATTGCACAACATGCCTCATCCACTCAAAAGATGCAGAACATTCAGAAACAAACTCCTCAACGACAGGAAGGCTTTTCTTATGGAGAAAGGAATATGTTTCAAATGCTGTTCGTCAGTCTCACACCTTGCTAAAGACTGCAAGGCCTCTATAAAGTGTTCAGAATGTGATAGCCCCTATCATGATGCAGCCATGCATCCTGGTCCGTCACCTCAAAGTTTCACTTACCTCCAAGCCCCTCCACCATCACAAGAGAACGGCGGGGAGGGAGAAGATCATTCTAACACGGCCGATGTTAGAACAAACTGCACTGAAGTGTGTGGTGCAGGTCAGTGGAGCCGCTCATGTGCAAAGATCTGCCTCGCAAAGATATATCCAAAGGGTTCCAAGGACATGGCTGTGAAAGCCTATGTAATTATAGATGACCAGAGTAACCGCTCACTAGCTAGACCGGAGTTCTTCAAACTTTTTAGTGTGGAGAGCAAACCAATCTCGTACTACCTCAGAACTTGCTCTGGCATCGTTGAAACATCTGGCAAGAAGGCAGAAGGATTCCAGATTGAGTCGCTGGACGGAAAGGTTCTCATCGCTCTCCCACCTCTCATGGAGTGTCATGAAATATTGAACAATCGGTCTGAGATTCCGACGCCAAGCGCTGTTCTCCACCAGCCTCATCTCCATCACATTGCCAAGCATATCCCGCAACTGGATCCAGAGGCACAAATACTTCTGCTACTCGGAAGAGATGTCCTTCGAGCACACAAGGTCAGGCAACAAGTCAACGGACCACATAACGCCCCCTTTGCTCAACGACTGGACCTGGGTTGGGTAGTAATTGGAGAGGTGTGCCTGGGTAATGCACATAAGCC from Cyclopterus lumpus isolate fCycLum1 chromosome 9, fCycLum1.pri, whole genome shotgun sequence includes these protein-coding regions:
- the LOC117736202 gene encoding zinc finger BED domain-containing protein 1-like; amino-acid sequence: MEPARKRRISPVWEHFDLITPNKVRCLLCSRELGYNNNTSSMLRHYRALHENKEETGASPSHATRKQELNEALVSMIVKDTQPFTVVDDVGFRAFVSKLDPNYVIPTRQALKAMVEAKYELAKEKAKAKMETVVAVSLTSDMWTSINMDAYLAVTCHFVGENTKLSSVLLGVQAFPQSHTTENIARVKASLMEEWGITNKVTCMVTDGAPNMVACVRELKLRHHICIAHTLNLIVKKALDQQPVLSGIRAKARKLVGFFRSSTTAKLTQVQLHLGMANMKLMQEVETRWNSTDLMLQRLMEQREPVGAALAGLQHDVPFLTAEEFNIVGACLSLLSPFFDATVELSAEENVSASKVVPLVKMLEHTLPEEMTKPAPAAALEMGNQLIRQLREKLYTLQSMSIMSLATLLDPRFKVANWHCLDTSVMEAQKTQNVTADATGGPALPI